The Streptomyces sp. NBC_01255 genome window below encodes:
- a CDS encoding methylated-DNA--[protein]-cysteine S-methyltransferase codes for MPTVQHTVVDSPYEPLTLVAVDGVLSRIHMTGQRHRPPEETFGESDPRPFGETVRQLDAYFAGDLTEFDLPLHLVGTPFQLRVWAELCRIPYGETRTYGELAEALGNPTASRAVGLANGKNPVGIVVPCHRVVGASGSLTGYGGGLDRKQRLLAFESGTEEPAGLF; via the coding sequence GTGCCCACCGTCCAGCACACCGTCGTGGACAGCCCCTACGAGCCGCTGACCCTCGTCGCCGTCGACGGCGTCCTCAGCCGCATCCACATGACCGGCCAGCGCCACCGCCCGCCCGAGGAGACCTTCGGCGAGTCCGACCCGCGCCCCTTCGGCGAGACGGTCCGGCAGCTCGACGCCTACTTCGCGGGCGACCTCACCGAGTTCGACCTCCCGCTCCACCTGGTCGGCACCCCGTTCCAGCTACGGGTGTGGGCGGAGCTGTGCCGCATCCCGTACGGGGAGACCCGGACGTACGGCGAACTGGCCGAGGCCCTCGGCAACCCCACGGCCTCCCGGGCCGTCGGCCTGGCGAACGGCAAGAACCCCGTGGGCATCGTCGTCCCCTGCCACCGCGTGGTCGGCGCGAGCGGAAGCCTCACCGGCTACGGCGGCGGCCTCGACCGCAAGCAGCGCCTGCTCGCCTTCGAATCGGGGACGGAGGAACCCGCGGGCCTCTTCTAG
- a CDS encoding AlkA N-terminal domain-containing protein, translated as MHTETERCVRAVQSKDARFDGVFFTAVRTTRIYCRPSCPVVPPKPENMEFHPSAASCQRSGFRACKRCRPDTSPGSPEWHVRADAVARAMRLIQDGVVDREGVPGLARRLGWSTRQIERQLLAELGAGPLALARAQRAQTARVLIETTPLPMGEIAFAAGFASIRTFNDTVREVFGLTPGELRARATRPHAAKAATTPGVISLRLPFRAPLEPSNLFGHLAATAVPGVEEWRDGAYRRTLSLPYGHGIVGLAPRADHIACRLFLTDPRDLTHAISRCRRLLDLDADPVAVDDRLRTDPLLAPLVDAAPGRRVPGTVDPAEFAVRAVLGQQVSTAAARTHAARLVTAYGTPVDDPEGGLTHLFPGPEALAALDPESLALPRSRRTTLLTLVGALADGSLTLGPADDREEARARLLALPGFGPWTTEIIAMRALGDPDAFLPGDLGVRRAAEGLGLPGTPAALTARASDWRPWRAYAVQYLWATDDHPINHLPA; from the coding sequence ATGCACACCGAAACCGAGCGCTGCGTGCGGGCCGTCCAGTCGAAGGACGCCCGCTTCGACGGCGTCTTCTTCACCGCGGTCCGCACCACCCGGATCTACTGCCGGCCCAGCTGCCCGGTCGTCCCGCCCAAGCCCGAGAACATGGAGTTCCACCCGAGCGCCGCGTCCTGCCAGCGCTCCGGATTCCGGGCCTGCAAGCGGTGCCGGCCCGACACCAGCCCCGGCTCGCCCGAGTGGCACGTCCGGGCCGACGCCGTCGCCCGCGCCATGCGGCTCATCCAGGACGGCGTCGTCGACCGGGAGGGCGTCCCGGGGCTCGCCCGGCGGCTCGGCTGGTCCACCCGTCAGATCGAGCGCCAGCTCCTCGCCGAGCTCGGCGCCGGACCCCTCGCCCTCGCCCGCGCCCAGCGCGCCCAGACCGCCCGGGTCCTCATCGAGACCACCCCGCTGCCGATGGGCGAGATCGCCTTCGCCGCCGGCTTCGCCTCCATCCGGACCTTCAACGACACCGTCCGCGAGGTCTTCGGCCTCACCCCCGGGGAGCTCCGCGCCCGCGCGACCCGTCCCCACGCCGCCAAGGCCGCCACCACCCCCGGGGTGATCAGCCTCCGGCTGCCGTTCCGCGCACCCCTCGAACCGTCCAACCTCTTCGGGCACCTCGCCGCGACCGCCGTCCCCGGCGTGGAGGAGTGGCGCGACGGCGCCTACCGGCGGACGCTGAGCCTCCCGTACGGACACGGCATCGTCGGCCTCGCACCCCGCGCCGACCACATCGCCTGCCGCCTCTTCCTCACCGACCCCCGCGACCTCACCCACGCGATCAGCCGCTGCCGCAGGCTCCTCGACCTGGACGCCGACCCCGTCGCCGTCGACGACCGGCTGCGCACGGACCCGCTGCTCGCGCCCCTCGTCGACGCGGCGCCCGGCCGCCGGGTGCCCGGGACCGTCGACCCCGCCGAGTTCGCCGTACGGGCCGTCCTCGGCCAGCAGGTCTCCACCGCCGCCGCCCGCACCCACGCGGCCCGCCTGGTCACCGCGTACGGCACCCCCGTCGACGACCCCGAGGGCGGCCTCACCCACCTCTTCCCCGGCCCCGAGGCCCTCGCCGCGCTCGACCCGGAGAGCCTCGCCCTGCCGCGCAGCCGCCGCACCACGCTCCTCACCCTCGTGGGGGCGCTCGCGGACGGCTCGCTCACCCTCGGCCCCGCCGACGACCGTGAGGAGGCCCGCGCCCGGCTCCTCGCCCTGCCGGGCTTCGGCCCCTGGACCACCGAGATCATCGCGATGCGCGCGCTCGGCGACCCCGACGCGTTCCTCCCCGGCGACCTGGGCGTTCGCCGCGCCGCCGAGGGCCTCGGCCTGCCGGGCACCCCGGCCGCGCTCACCGCCCGAGCCTCCGACTGGCGGCCCTGGCGCGCCTACGCCGTCCAGTACCTCTGGGCCACCGACGACCACCCCATCAACCACCTGCCCGCCTGA
- a CDS encoding metallophosphoesterase produces the protein MIVIAQVSDIHVDGEPRSVDRTRAVMRYLEELPYDLAAVLVTGDIADHGTADEYAVVRELLTSRHPLLVCPGNHDDRAAFRTGLLDQAQEATVRPDAPVNQVLRGEGFVVALCDSSVPGKDEGLLEDETLEWLDGVLGSTPREVPVLVAFHHPPVPLHTPYVDGIRQFGEERLAALAERHPHLTAFLAGHAHTAAATTFAGRPLLVAPGVVSALRLPWENPGPDSPHVHLDLPPALAFHVLAEDGRLTTHYRTVAM, from the coding sequence GTGATCGTCATCGCCCAGGTCAGCGACATCCATGTCGACGGGGAACCGCGCAGCGTCGACCGCACCAGAGCGGTCATGCGGTACCTGGAGGAGCTGCCGTACGACCTGGCGGCCGTCCTCGTCACCGGGGACATCGCCGACCACGGGACGGCGGACGAGTACGCGGTCGTCCGGGAGCTGCTGACCTCCCGTCACCCGCTGCTCGTCTGCCCCGGCAACCACGACGACCGCGCCGCGTTCCGGACAGGCCTCCTCGACCAGGCGCAGGAGGCCACCGTCCGCCCGGACGCGCCCGTCAACCAGGTGCTCCGGGGCGAGGGCTTCGTCGTGGCCCTCTGCGACTCCTCGGTGCCGGGCAAGGACGAGGGCCTCCTGGAGGACGAGACGCTGGAGTGGCTGGACGGCGTCCTCGGCTCCACCCCGCGCGAGGTGCCCGTCCTCGTGGCCTTCCACCACCCGCCGGTCCCGCTGCACACCCCGTACGTGGACGGGATCCGCCAGTTCGGCGAGGAGCGGCTCGCCGCCCTCGCCGAGCGCCACCCCCACCTCACGGCCTTCCTCGCGGGCCACGCCCACACGGCGGCCGCCACCACCTTCGCCGGGCGCCCGCTCCTCGTGGCACCCGGTGTCGTCTCCGCCCTCCGCCTCCCCTGGGAGAACCCGGGACCGGACTCGCCGCACGTCCACCTCGACCTGCCGCCCGCGCTCGCCTTCCACGTCCTCGCCGAGGACGGCAGGCTGACGACCCACTACCGGACCGTCGCCATGTGA
- a CDS encoding L-threonylcarbamoyladenylate synthase, whose amino-acid sequence MAKYFDVHPDNPQPRTIGSVADSIRNGALVAYPTDSCYALGSRLGSRDGISRIRAIRDLDDRHHFTLMCQNFAQLGQLVHIDNDVFRAVKAATPGPYTFILPATKEVPRQLLHPKKKTVGVRIPDHVVTQALLAELGEPLLSSTLLLPDEAEPLTQGWEIKERLDHQVDVVVDSGDCGTEPTTVVDFSSGEPEIVRRGAGDTTRFE is encoded by the coding sequence ATGGCCAAGTACTTCGACGTGCACCCCGACAACCCCCAGCCGCGCACCATCGGCTCGGTGGCCGACAGCATCCGGAACGGGGCGCTCGTCGCGTACCCGACCGACTCCTGCTACGCCCTCGGCAGCCGACTGGGCAGCCGCGACGGCATCAGCCGCATCCGCGCGATCCGCGACCTCGACGACCGGCACCACTTCACGCTCATGTGCCAGAACTTCGCCCAGCTGGGCCAGCTCGTGCACATCGACAACGACGTCTTCCGCGCGGTCAAGGCCGCGACCCCCGGGCCGTACACCTTCATCCTGCCCGCCACCAAAGAGGTGCCGCGCCAGCTGCTGCACCCCAAGAAGAAGACCGTCGGCGTCCGCATCCCCGACCACGTCGTCACCCAGGCGCTCCTCGCGGAACTCGGCGAACCGCTGCTCTCCAGCACCCTGCTCCTGCCCGACGAGGCCGAACCCCTGACCCAGGGCTGGGAGATCAAGGAGCGCCTCGACCACCAGGTCGACGTGGTCGTCGACTCCGGCGACTGCGGCACCGAACCGACCACCGTCGTCGACTTCTCCAGCGGCGAGCCCGAGATCGTCCGGCGCGGGGCGGGGGACACCACGCGGTTCGAGTAG
- a CDS encoding phytoene desaturase family protein: MLDAVVVGAGPNGLTAAVELARRGFSVAVFEAKSTVGGGARTEELTLPGFRHDPCSAVHPLGAGSPVFKTMPLDRYGLEWLHPELPMAHPWDDGTAAVLARSVAETAASFGPRDAGAYRRLVAPYLGKWDTLARDFMQLPLTGLPRDPVTLARFGIDGLPPATWLMRRFQDEKARALFAGMVGHVIAPLGGFATGAVGLVFALAAHAGGWPMPRGGSQSISDALAAYLKDLGGAVHTDYEVKRLDDLPPARAYVFDTSPTALARIAGFGGHYDHYKYGASVFKIDYALDGPVPWTAEEPRRAGTVQIGPTAGEIDTALHQASSGTAPDAPFLITAQPSLVDPSRAPEGKHVFWAYGHVPNGWRGDLTDAIERQIERFAPGFRDRVLARATAGPPELAERNANYVGGDIACGAARGLQLVLRPTLSLRPYATPHPAVFLCSSATPPGPGVHGMSGHNAAKAVWRRLRK; this comes from the coding sequence ATGCTCGATGCCGTCGTCGTGGGAGCGGGCCCCAACGGACTGACCGCGGCGGTGGAGTTGGCCCGGCGCGGCTTCTCCGTCGCCGTCTTCGAGGCGAAGTCGACGGTCGGCGGCGGAGCCAGGACCGAGGAGCTCACCCTCCCCGGCTTCCGCCACGACCCCTGCTCCGCCGTGCACCCCCTCGGCGCCGGCTCACCCGTCTTCAAGACGATGCCGCTGGATCGGTACGGCCTGGAGTGGCTCCACCCCGAACTGCCCATGGCCCACCCCTGGGACGACGGCACCGCCGCCGTCCTCGCCCGTTCCGTCGCCGAGACCGCCGCCTCCTTCGGCCCGCGCGACGCCGGGGCGTACCGCCGCCTCGTCGCCCCGTACCTCGGCAAGTGGGACACCCTCGCGCGGGACTTCATGCAGCTCCCGCTCACCGGACTGCCCCGCGACCCCGTCACCCTCGCCCGCTTCGGAATCGACGGACTGCCGCCCGCCACCTGGCTGATGCGAAGGTTCCAGGACGAGAAGGCGCGCGCGCTCTTCGCCGGCATGGTCGGCCATGTCATCGCCCCGCTCGGCGGCTTCGCCACCGGAGCCGTGGGCCTCGTCTTCGCGCTCGCCGCGCACGCGGGCGGCTGGCCGATGCCCCGGGGCGGCTCGCAGTCGATCTCCGACGCCCTCGCCGCGTACCTCAAGGACCTCGGCGGCGCCGTCCACACCGACTACGAGGTCAAGCGGCTCGACGACCTGCCGCCCGCCCGCGCCTACGTCTTCGACACCTCGCCCACCGCCCTCGCCCGGATCGCCGGCTTCGGCGGGCACTACGACCACTACAAGTACGGCGCGAGCGTCTTCAAGATCGACTACGCGCTCGACGGGCCCGTGCCCTGGACCGCCGAGGAACCCCGGCGCGCCGGCACCGTCCAGATCGGCCCCACCGCCGGCGAGATCGACACCGCCCTGCACCAGGCCTCCTCCGGCACCGCCCCCGACGCACCCTTCCTCATCACCGCCCAGCCGAGCCTCGTCGACCCCTCCCGCGCCCCCGAGGGCAAGCACGTCTTCTGGGCGTACGGACACGTGCCGAACGGCTGGCGAGGCGACCTCACCGACGCCATCGAGCGGCAGATCGAGCGCTTCGCACCCGGCTTCCGCGACCGCGTCCTGGCCCGCGCCACCGCCGGCCCCCCCGAACTCGCCGAGCGCAACGCCAACTACGTCGGCGGCGACATCGCCTGCGGAGCCGCCCGAGGCCTCCAGCTCGTGCTGCGCCCCACCCTCTCGCTCCGCCCCTATGCGACCCCGCACCCGGCGGTCTTCCTCTGCTCCTCCGCCACCCCGCCCGGCCCCGGAGTCCACGGCATGTCCGGCCACAACGCGGCGAAGGCGGTCTGGCGCCGACTGCGAAAATAG
- a CDS encoding inositol monophosphatase family protein, translated as MIEEFLEHVLGGRTTEVEEAVRKAAAAEIMPRFRQLAAHEIVEKNGPHDLVTVADRAAEAHLTASLTALLPGSVVVGEEAVHADPAVYEALRGDAPVWIVDPVDGTRQFVHGDPGFCTLVALAVRGELLASWTFAPALDLMAVAVRGRGATLNGQPIRSGSPAPGEVLEVAASHPDYTTPEQKQALLGLRVEGVAPRPCGSAGLEYLAVARGAVSGTAFSWEYAWDHAAGLLLVVEAGGAHTTIAGEPFRITGGNALPFTAARDAVTAERIRTLLGGA; from the coding sequence ATGATCGAAGAGTTCCTTGAGCACGTCCTCGGCGGCCGTACGACCGAGGTGGAGGAGGCGGTCCGCAAGGCGGCCGCCGCCGAGATCATGCCGCGCTTCCGGCAGCTCGCCGCGCACGAGATCGTGGAGAAGAACGGGCCGCACGACCTGGTCACCGTCGCCGACCGGGCCGCCGAGGCCCACCTCACCGCCTCGCTGACCGCGCTGCTGCCCGGCTCGGTCGTCGTCGGCGAGGAGGCCGTCCACGCCGACCCCGCCGTGTACGAGGCGCTGCGCGGCGACGCCCCCGTCTGGATCGTCGACCCCGTCGACGGCACCCGCCAGTTCGTCCACGGCGACCCCGGCTTCTGCACCCTCGTCGCCCTCGCCGTCCGCGGCGAGCTCCTCGCCTCCTGGACCTTCGCCCCGGCCCTGGACCTGATGGCGGTCGCCGTGCGCGGCCGCGGGGCCACGCTCAACGGACAGCCGATACGGTCGGGTTCACCGGCGCCCGGCGAGGTCCTGGAGGTCGCCGCCTCCCACCCCGACTACACCACCCCGGAGCAGAAGCAGGCCCTGCTCGGCCTTCGGGTGGAGGGGGTCGCCCCGCGTCCGTGCGGCTCGGCCGGTCTCGAGTACCTCGCCGTGGCCCGCGGCGCGGTCTCCGGGACCGCCTTCTCCTGGGAGTACGCGTGGGATCACGCGGCCGGACTGCTCCTCGTCGTCGAGGCGGGCGGCGCGCACACCACGATCGCCGGGGAGCCGTTCCGCATCACCGGAGGAAACGCGCTGCCGTTCACGGCGGCCAGGGACGCGGTCACCGCCGAACGGATCCGGACGCTTCTCGGGGGCGCGTGA
- a CDS encoding lipoate--protein ligase family protein, which translates to MHGAFHGEYKVPGGKLVVVDLDTEGGVLRNVRVAGDFFLEPDEAILAIDRALEGAPADTDAAGLAARIDAALPPGTQMFGLTAEGVGVAVRRALAHATDWTDYDWQLIHEPPQAPALHMALDEVLTAEVAAGRRPPTLRVWEWGAPAVVIGSFQSLRNEVDPVAAERHGIQVVRRISGGGAMFIEPGNTITYSLSVPDALVQGLSFVDSYAYLDDWVLGALGDMGIKAWYQPLNDIATDAGKIAGAAQKRMVGSGGAVLHHVTMAYDIDADRMTEVLRIGREKLSDKGTKSAKKRVDPLRRQTGLPREAVIERMIASFRGRYGLSEGALTEDELTRAKELAETKFGTAEWTARVP; encoded by the coding sequence GTGCACGGCGCGTTCCACGGCGAGTACAAGGTCCCCGGCGGCAAGCTGGTGGTCGTCGACCTCGACACCGAGGGCGGTGTCCTGCGGAACGTCCGGGTCGCGGGCGACTTCTTCCTGGAGCCCGACGAGGCGATCCTGGCGATCGACCGGGCCCTGGAGGGCGCGCCGGCCGACACGGACGCCGCCGGGCTCGCGGCGCGGATCGACGCGGCCCTCCCGCCGGGCACGCAGATGTTCGGGCTGACCGCCGAGGGCGTCGGGGTGGCGGTCCGCAGGGCCCTCGCGCACGCCACGGACTGGACCGACTACGACTGGCAGCTGATCCACGAGCCGCCGCAGGCACCCGCGCTGCACATGGCCCTGGACGAGGTCCTGACGGCCGAGGTGGCGGCCGGTCGCCGGCCTCCCACCTTGCGCGTCTGGGAGTGGGGCGCGCCCGCGGTGGTGATCGGCAGCTTCCAGTCCCTGCGCAACGAGGTCGACCCGGTGGCCGCCGAGCGCCACGGCATCCAGGTGGTGCGCCGGATCAGCGGCGGTGGGGCGATGTTCATCGAGCCGGGCAACACGATCACGTACTCGCTCTCCGTCCCGGACGCGCTCGTGCAGGGGCTCTCCTTCGTCGACAGTTACGCCTATCTCGACGACTGGGTGCTCGGCGCGCTCGGCGACATGGGGATCAAGGCCTGGTACCAGCCGCTGAACGACATCGCGACGGACGCCGGGAAGATCGCGGGGGCGGCGCAGAAGCGGATGGTCGGGAGCGGGGGCGCGGTCCTGCACCACGTGACGATGGCGTACGACATCGACGCGGACCGGATGACGGAGGTGCTGCGGATCGGCCGCGAGAAGCTCTCCGACAAGGGCACGAAGAGCGCGAAGAAGCGGGTGGACCCGCTGCGGCGGCAGACGGGCCTGCCGCGCGAGGCGGTCATCGAGCGGATGATCGCTTCCTTCCGCGGCCGGTACGGCCTGTCGGAGGGCGCCCTCACGGAGGACGAGCTGACGCGGGCGAAGGAGCTGGCGGAGACGAAGTTCGGCACGGCGGAGTGGACGGCCCGGGTCCCGTAG
- a CDS encoding serine protease, which yields MATATGAALALSPLGPAPAAHAIVGGQEATPHQYPFMAGLVDLAEQRVVCGGALVTDRYVLTAAHCLTGSYSDPARLGVLLGDHDLTTGDDSPYTVLATPERFVVHPDYDPETQRNDIALVRLAEPVAYNRGVSPVGLPAPYSHGTFDHTQVEVPGWGATSFGGRTSDVLRTVVLGTMSNPTCVDRGMAHVASPQICTYAPGRDTCLYDSGGPLVRKVGRKPYLVGLVSYGKGCATDTPAVNTRVWSYLSWIGRTTGKRPAAS from the coding sequence ATGGCCACGGCCACGGGGGCGGCGCTGGCCCTGAGCCCCCTCGGCCCCGCCCCGGCGGCGCACGCGATCGTCGGAGGGCAGGAGGCGACGCCGCACCAGTACCCGTTCATGGCGGGGCTCGTGGACCTCGCCGAGCAGCGGGTGGTGTGCGGCGGGGCGCTCGTCACCGACCGGTACGTACTCACGGCCGCCCACTGTCTGACCGGTTCCTACAGCGACCCCGCCCGGCTGGGCGTCCTCCTGGGCGACCACGACCTGACGACCGGGGACGACAGCCCGTACACCGTCCTGGCGACGCCGGAACGGTTCGTCGTGCATCCCGACTACGACCCGGAGACCCAGCGGAACGACATCGCGCTCGTCCGGCTGGCCGAACCGGTCGCGTACAACCGCGGCGTGAGCCCGGTCGGGCTGCCCGCCCCGTACTCCCACGGCACCTTCGACCACACCCAGGTCGAGGTCCCCGGCTGGGGCGCCACCTCGTTCGGCGGCCGGACCTCCGACGTCCTGCGCACGGTGGTCCTCGGCACGATGAGCAATCCGACGTGCGTGGACCGGGGCATGGCCCACGTCGCCTCCCCGCAGATCTGCACCTACGCCCCCGGGCGCGACACCTGCCTGTACGACTCCGGCGGCCCCCTGGTCCGCAAGGTCGGGCGGAAGCCGTACCTGGTCGGCCTGGTCTCCTACGGGAAGGGGTGCGCGACCGACACCCCCGCCGTGAACACCCGCGTGTGGTCCTACCTCAGCTGGATCGGGAGGACGACGGGGAAGCGCCCCGCCGCTTCATGA
- a CDS encoding NCS1 family nucleobase:cation symporter-1 codes for MTATASSGRPATADGRAELAPGTAPTDPRFVNDDLLPVPVAERRWTTYNFAALWVGMAHNIPSWMLASGLVALGMDWKQAVLTIALANVVVLLPMLLTGHAGPKYGIPFPVLARASFGLRGANLPALIRAGVACAWFGIQTWIGGQGVFILLDKVFGGSWAEASRIGGQPWTLWLCFVLFWALELAIIYRGMDALRRFENWAAPFVIVGALALLVWITVKAGGLGPLLDQPSRLGWGADFWPVFFPALMGMIAFWATLSLNIPDFTRFGAGQRAQVWGQTLGLPTTMTLFALLSVLVTSGSQAVYGAPVWDPVALAAKADNVFGLLFALVTVLVATLSVNIAANVVSPAYDLANLAPKFVNFRTGALITGVVGVLIMPWKLTATPELYIFTWLGLVGGLLGTVAGILIADYWLVRRTALDLEGLYRADGPYWYRGGWNPAAVLAFAVGGVLAVGGSHSAPGTGPFPEDGLIPFLKPLADYGWAVGLAASLLLYTALMKRRGASPSSSRSS; via the coding sequence ATGACCGCCACCGCCTCCTCCGGAAGACCCGCCACGGCCGACGGCCGTGCCGAGCTCGCGCCCGGCACGGCCCCCACCGACCCCCGCTTCGTCAATGACGACCTGCTCCCCGTCCCCGTCGCGGAGCGCCGCTGGACCACGTACAACTTCGCCGCCCTCTGGGTCGGCATGGCCCACAACATCCCCTCCTGGATGCTCGCCTCCGGTCTCGTCGCCCTCGGCATGGACTGGAAGCAGGCCGTCCTCACCATCGCCCTCGCCAACGTCGTCGTGCTGCTTCCGATGCTCCTCACCGGGCACGCCGGACCCAAGTACGGCATCCCCTTCCCGGTCCTCGCCCGCGCCTCCTTCGGGCTGCGCGGCGCCAACCTGCCTGCCCTCATCCGCGCCGGCGTCGCCTGCGCGTGGTTCGGCATCCAGACCTGGATCGGCGGACAGGGCGTCTTCATCCTCCTCGACAAGGTCTTCGGCGGCAGCTGGGCGGAGGCGTCGAGGATCGGTGGCCAGCCCTGGACCCTGTGGCTCTGCTTCGTCCTCTTCTGGGCCCTCGAACTCGCCATCATCTACCGGGGCATGGACGCCCTGCGCCGCTTCGAGAACTGGGCCGCGCCCTTCGTCATCGTCGGCGCGCTCGCCCTCCTCGTCTGGATCACGGTCAAGGCGGGCGGTCTCGGCCCCCTCCTCGACCAGCCCTCCCGGCTCGGCTGGGGCGCGGACTTCTGGCCGGTCTTCTTCCCCGCCCTCATGGGCATGATCGCCTTCTGGGCGACGCTCAGCCTCAACATCCCCGACTTCACGCGCTTCGGGGCGGGGCAGCGGGCCCAGGTGTGGGGCCAGACCCTCGGCCTGCCCACCACCATGACCCTGTTCGCGCTGCTCTCGGTGCTCGTCACCTCCGGCTCGCAGGCCGTGTACGGAGCGCCCGTCTGGGACCCGGTGGCGCTCGCCGCCAAGGCCGACAACGTCTTCGGCCTGCTCTTCGCCCTGGTGACCGTCCTCGTCGCGACGCTCTCGGTCAACATCGCGGCGAACGTCGTCTCCCCGGCGTACGACCTCGCCAACCTGGCACCGAAGTTCGTGAACTTCCGTACGGGCGCGCTGATCACCGGCGTCGTCGGCGTCCTCATCATGCCGTGGAAGCTCACCGCCACCCCCGAGCTCTACATCTTCACCTGGCTCGGCCTGGTCGGCGGTCTCCTCGGCACCGTGGCCGGCATCCTCATCGCCGACTACTGGCTCGTCCGCCGCACCGCGCTCGACCTGGAAGGGCTGTACCGGGCGGACGGGCCGTACTGGTACCGGGGCGGCTGGAACCCGGCGGCCGTCCTCGCGTTCGCGGTCGGCGGCGTCCTCGCCGTCGGCGGCTCCCACTCGGCGCCGGGCACCGGTCCGTTCCCCGAGGACGGCCTGATCCCCTTCCTCAAGCCCCTCGCCGACTACGGATGGGCCGTGGGACTCGCGGCCTCGCTGCTCCTCTACACCGCCCTCATGAAGCGGCGGGGCGCTTCCCCGTCGTCCTCCCGATCCAGCTGA
- a CDS encoding transposase family protein: MLAYPSSIDLSSRTLRFLTGQLKARRQDVGTRWRRLPASRQALLALAHLRCGDTYAQLAAGFGIGIATVYRYIREAVEALAAIAPSLAEAMRTIREKAFVILDGTLLPIDRIAADTPYYSGKHKRHGMNVQVLTDPFGRLLWASPALPGSTHDLTATRHHGIIEALTETGLKCWADKTYQGAGGPVRVPFRGRRLRRWKRRHNTTHAKIRCLGEQAMATLKGWRLLRKLRCSTNRITDVVKAVLVLHHAST; encoded by the coding sequence GTGCTTGCCTACCCGTCCTCGATTGATCTGTCCAGCCGCACCTTGCGGTTCCTGACCGGACAACTGAAGGCCAGGCGGCAGGACGTCGGGACGCGGTGGCGACGCCTTCCCGCCTCGCGACAGGCCCTGCTCGCCCTGGCCCACCTGCGGTGCGGTGACACCTACGCCCAACTGGCCGCCGGGTTCGGCATCGGGATCGCGACCGTCTACCGCTACATACGTGAAGCCGTCGAGGCCCTGGCCGCCATCGCCCCGTCCCTGGCCGAGGCCATGCGGACGATCCGGGAGAAGGCATTCGTCATCCTCGACGGCACCCTGCTGCCGATCGACCGCATCGCCGCCGACACCCCCTACTACTCCGGGAAACACAAACGCCACGGCATGAACGTGCAGGTCCTCACCGACCCGTTCGGACGGCTGCTCTGGGCCTCGCCGGCTCTGCCCGGCTCGACTCACGACCTGACCGCCACGCGACACCACGGGATCATCGAAGCCCTCACCGAAACAGGACTCAAATGCTGGGCGGACAAGACGTATCAAGGCGCCGGCGGACCCGTCCGCGTACCGTTCCGAGGCCGCCGGCTCAGGCGGTGGAAGCGCCGCCACAACACCACCCACGCCAAGATCCGCTGTCTCGGTGAGCAGGCCATGGCCACCCTCAAGGGCTGGCGCCTCCTGCGGAAGCTCCGCTGCAGCACCAACCGAATCACCGACGTCGTGAAGGCCGTCCTCGTCCTTCACCACGCATCAACGTGA